In a single window of the Desulfovibrio mangrovi genome:
- a CDS encoding DUF4344 domain-containing metallopeptidase: MRPVTRTLLLLTLLLALHSPAHAGTVTLAYEPASREDVHIAEMLIESHVGDDAARVINVLNCLPRNVVIRFGTEEGPQYAPAMKGRPAEIHFPYTFVAELQRIFTRNGYTDSPQTLERATLDAVQHTLFHELGHAIISMRGIPTDGGEEDAVDSLATILLIESFENGGDIALNAADAFSYLASEEELESAIPDGTMPSDDDRATMQPNIAAALDEHSLNVHRYEAIACLIYGSNPERYSFIAEDIQLSPQDAANCVDNYTRQSEYWFSLLQH; the protein is encoded by the coding sequence TTGCGTCCCGTCACACGCACCCTCTTGTTGCTGACCCTTCTGCTAGCGCTGCACTCCCCCGCCCACGCGGGAACAGTCACGCTCGCCTATGAACCAGCCAGCAGAGAAGACGTACACATAGCTGAAATGCTCATCGAAAGCCATGTGGGGGACGATGCAGCGCGGGTTATCAACGTTCTCAACTGCCTCCCCCGCAACGTGGTCATCCGCTTCGGCACCGAAGAAGGACCGCAGTACGCTCCCGCCATGAAAGGCAGGCCGGCGGAAATCCACTTCCCTTACACGTTCGTTGCTGAATTGCAGCGCATTTTCACGCGCAACGGCTACACGGACAGCCCGCAGACACTGGAACGCGCCACTCTGGATGCCGTACAGCACACCCTGTTCCATGAACTGGGACATGCCATCATCTCCATGCGCGGCATCCCGACAGATGGCGGCGAAGAAGACGCCGTGGACTCGCTGGCAACCATCCTGCTCATCGAATCCTTCGAGAACGGGGGCGATATCGCTCTGAATGCGGCCGACGCCTTCTCCTATCTTGCCAGTGAAGAAGAACTGGAATCAGCAATACCGGACGGCACTATGCCTTCAGACGATGACCGCGCCACAATGCAGCCCAACATCGCCGCCGCCCTCGATGAACACAGCCTGAACGTTCACCGCTACGAAGCAATCGCCTGCCTCATCTACGGCAGCAATCCCGAGCGTTACAGCTTCATTGCTGAAGATATCCAGCTTTCTCCTCAGGACGCCGCCAACTGCGTCGACAACTACACCAGACAATCCGAATACTGGTTCTCACTGCTCCAGCATTGA
- a CDS encoding chemotaxis protein, with protein MTQSNILLESGTNELEIIEFFIAEEDGQGNKYTGFYGMNVAKVLEIIRKPDVTGMPNKHHPAALGTFNLRGRVLPLVDLSIWLGKNMASSDAHKVIVSEFSGVITAFLVSGVTRIHRLSWSQVEAPSGHVRAFSNDSVTGVVRFDDRIVFILDMEKVVASLNPRLQMDTRIGEVAEAATGEGYKALVADDSGSIRNMIVRTMEKAGFTCTQALNGREAWDIVLEWKRLAAEQNRPLTDFVDLIVSDIEMPEMDGHNFTKRVKEDPVLKNLPVILFSSLITETLRHKGIAVGADDQVSKPDLPTLTERAKGLIKQYHGK; from the coding sequence ATGACGCAAAGTAATATCCTTCTCGAATCGGGAACCAACGAACTCGAGATTATCGAATTTTTCATCGCTGAAGAGGATGGGCAAGGCAACAAGTATACCGGTTTTTACGGTATGAACGTTGCCAAGGTGCTGGAGATCATCCGCAAGCCGGATGTGACCGGCATGCCGAACAAGCATCATCCCGCGGCGCTCGGTACCTTCAATTTGCGTGGCCGGGTGTTGCCTCTTGTGGATTTGTCCATCTGGCTTGGCAAGAACATGGCGTCATCCGATGCCCACAAGGTTATCGTTTCCGAGTTCAGCGGCGTCATTACGGCCTTTCTGGTTTCCGGCGTTACCCGTATCCACCGCTTGAGCTGGAGTCAGGTAGAGGCTCCCAGTGGCCACGTGCGGGCCTTCAGTAATGATTCCGTCACGGGCGTTGTCCGGTTTGACGACCGCATTGTCTTCATTCTTGATATGGAGAAGGTTGTTGCCTCCCTTAACCCGCGCCTGCAGATGGATACGCGGATTGGGGAGGTTGCGGAAGCTGCAACAGGCGAAGGCTACAAGGCGCTTGTCGCTGATGACTCCGGCTCCATCCGCAATATGATTGTGCGGACGATGGAAAAGGCCGGTTTTACGTGTACGCAGGCGCTCAATGGCCGCGAGGCATGGGATATCGTGCTGGAGTGGAAGCGTTTGGCGGCTGAGCAGAACAGGCCGTTGACGGATTTTGTCGACCTGATTGTTTCCGACATTGAAATGCCGGAAATGGATGGGCATAACTTCACCAAGCGCGTGAAGGAAGACCCTGTCCTGAAGAATCTGCCAGTTATTCTCTTCTCGTCACTGATCACGGAAACCTTGCGCCACAAGGGTATTGCCGTGGGCGCGGACGACCAGGTTTCCAAGCCTGACTTGCCTACCCTGACGGAACGAGCCAAGGGACTTATCAAGCAGTATCACGGAAAATAG
- a CDS encoding ribonuclease H-like domain-containing protein: protein MLEFSFCHLDGVGGASEQRLWNAGVLSWQDALDAASLPVKRPSPENMRRLLDESRQRLTSRDAAWFGSRMPANQQWRLLPDFMDSVACVDIETTGLSWPQAHITTIALYDGTEVKTYIHGDNLEAFADDIRKYDLLVTFNGKCFDVPFIERSFGISLQCGHIDLRYVFKALGLSGGLKNVEKVLGIDRGDLSGVDGFLAVLLWRHYRRTGDARALETLLAYNVEDVLNLLPLAIWAYNEHLVSTPFATLKRLPEHAVPENPFAASREILYAVTGGV from the coding sequence ATGCTTGAATTTTCGTTCTGTCATCTGGACGGGGTTGGGGGTGCCTCCGAGCAGCGCCTATGGAATGCCGGCGTCCTTTCGTGGCAGGATGCGCTGGATGCTGCTTCTCTGCCGGTGAAGAGACCTTCGCCGGAGAACATGCGGCGTCTGCTTGATGAGTCCCGTCAGCGCCTGACCAGCCGCGATGCCGCATGGTTCGGATCGCGTATGCCGGCAAACCAGCAATGGCGCCTTCTGCCGGACTTCATGGACTCCGTGGCCTGCGTGGACATTGAAACAACAGGACTGTCATGGCCGCAGGCGCATATCACCACCATAGCCCTGTATGACGGCACAGAGGTTAAAACTTACATCCACGGGGATAATCTTGAGGCATTTGCGGACGATATACGTAAGTATGACCTGCTGGTGACCTTCAACGGAAAGTGTTTTGACGTGCCATTCATAGAGCGGAGCTTCGGTATTTCCCTGCAATGCGGGCATATCGATCTGCGTTATGTGTTCAAGGCGCTGGGCTTGTCTGGCGGGTTGAAGAATGTGGAAAAGGTTCTCGGCATAGATCGCGGCGATCTTTCCGGGGTGGACGGGTTTCTGGCCGTGCTGTTGTGGCGTCACTATCGCCGCACGGGGGATGCGCGGGCTCTGGAAACGCTGTTGGCCTACAACGTGGAAGACGTGCTTAATCTACTGCCGCTGGCCATATGGGCATACAATGAACATCTGGTCTCCACGCCGTTTGCGACGCTCAAGCGGCTGCCGGAGCATGCGGTTCCGGAGAATCCGTTTGCCGCTTCCCGTGAGATATTGTATGCTGTAACAGGTGGCGTGTAA
- the nth gene encoding endonuclease III: MPNKEQRALLVLERLHARYPEPETHLIHQSPWELLVATVLAAQCTDERVNKVTPELFRRWPGPAELALAAQEELEVVVHSTGFFRNKAKNLIAAAKRVTDVFGGEVPQTMAELVTLPGLARKTANVVLWGGFGINEGMAVDTHVKRIAFRLGLTEASDPVQVERDLLPLFPEAEWGNVNHRMVWFGRHVCDARKPDCDRCDMLDICPQCGVGSVVCDESASAPERKAASRKKVSK, encoded by the coding sequence ATGCCGAATAAAGAGCAACGCGCCCTTCTGGTCCTTGAACGTTTGCATGCCCGTTACCCTGAACCTGAGACCCATCTGATTCATCAGTCTCCGTGGGAACTGCTGGTTGCCACCGTGCTTGCGGCCCAGTGCACAGACGAGCGGGTGAACAAGGTTACTCCTGAATTGTTCCGGCGCTGGCCCGGTCCCGCTGAGCTGGCACTCGCCGCGCAGGAGGAGTTGGAAGTGGTGGTGCACTCCACCGGATTTTTCAGAAATAAGGCCAAGAATCTCATTGCCGCTGCAAAGCGGGTGACGGACGTGTTCGGCGGGGAGGTGCCGCAGACCATGGCGGAGCTTGTCACTCTGCCGGGGCTTGCCCGCAAGACCGCCAATGTGGTGCTCTGGGGCGGATTCGGTATCAATGAAGGCATGGCGGTGGATACGCACGTCAAGCGCATTGCCTTTCGTCTTGGCCTGACGGAAGCTTCTGATCCTGTGCAGGTTGAAAGGGATCTGCTTCCCCTGTTCCCCGAAGCGGAGTGGGGCAACGTGAACCACCGTATGGTCTGGTTCGGGCGGCATGTCTGCGATGCCCGCAAACCTGATTGCGATCGTTGCGACATGCTGGATATATGCCCGCAGTGCGGCGTAGGGAGTGTCGTGTGCGATGAATCCGCATCTGCTCCCGAACGTAAGGCTGCTTCCCGTAAGAAAGTCTCCAAATAG
- the cutA gene encoding divalent-cation tolerance protein CutA, whose protein sequence is MHATQHSPILVYMTASGEAEARSIGEALVAKRLAACVNILSGIRSIFRWDSKVQDENEVAFMAKTTADRLDELTAVVKDLHSYEVPCIVALPIVGGSAEFIDWIRTETTEQG, encoded by the coding sequence ATGCACGCCACACAGCATTCGCCCATACTGGTCTATATGACCGCATCCGGCGAAGCCGAGGCGCGCAGCATCGGCGAAGCTCTTGTTGCGAAACGCCTTGCCGCCTGCGTCAACATCCTTAGCGGAATCCGTTCCATATTCCGCTGGGACAGCAAGGTGCAGGATGAAAACGAAGTAGCGTTCATGGCGAAGACCACGGCAGACCGTCTGGATGAACTGACAGCAGTAGTAAAGGACCTGCACAGCTACGAGGTGCCCTGCATTGTTGCCCTGCCCATCGTGGGTGGAAGCGCCGAGTTCATCGACTGGATACGAACAGAGACAACCGAACAGGGCTAA
- a CDS encoding carbohydrate kinase family protein has translation MAIYISGSIAYDRIMNFPGKFSDHILPDKIHILNVCFLIDRLEEKRGGTAGNIAYTLSLLGEKPLVLSAVGKDFDRYEEAMRAAGLPLDGIRKFDDLFTAGAYITTDQNDNQITGFNPGAMINRCGYEFPTLDPAKDIALISPGNKDDMIELPRAYRAAGVRYIFDPGQQIPVFNAEEMLECITGAHMLVTNDYELEMIMKTTGCTKAQLLEKCDYIITTFSEKGSRIDNGAPIEVGIAKADKVQDPTGAGDAFRAGLIKGIIDGKTVEEAARMGAVCASYCVEHYGTQEHCFTMDAFNARYAAAFGN, from the coding sequence ATGGCCATCTATATTTCCGGCTCCATCGCATATGACCGCATCATGAACTTTCCCGGCAAGTTCTCCGATCATATCCTGCCTGACAAGATTCACATTCTCAACGTCTGCTTCCTGATCGACAGGCTGGAAGAAAAACGCGGTGGCACGGCCGGCAACATCGCTTACACCCTTTCCCTGCTGGGCGAAAAGCCGCTGGTACTTTCTGCCGTGGGAAAGGATTTTGACCGCTATGAAGAAGCCATGCGAGCCGCAGGCCTGCCTTTGGACGGCATCAGAAAGTTCGACGACCTGTTCACGGCCGGCGCATACATCACCACCGACCAGAACGACAACCAGATTACCGGTTTCAACCCCGGCGCCATGATCAACCGCTGCGGTTACGAATTTCCCACGCTTGATCCCGCAAAGGATATCGCGCTCATCTCTCCCGGTAACAAGGACGACATGATCGAACTTCCCCGCGCCTATCGTGCCGCAGGCGTGCGCTACATCTTCGATCCGGGCCAGCAGATTCCCGTCTTCAACGCCGAAGAAATGCTGGAATGCATTACCGGCGCCCACATGCTGGTGACCAACGACTACGAACTGGAAATGATCATGAAGACCACCGGCTGCACCAAGGCGCAGTTGCTGGAGAAATGCGACTATATCATCACCACCTTCAGCGAAAAGGGCTCCCGCATCGACAACGGCGCTCCCATTGAGGTGGGAATTGCAAAGGCCGACAAAGTGCAGGACCCCACCGGTGCAGGCGACGCCTTCCGTGCAGGCCTCATCAAGGGCATCATTGATGGCAAAACTGTGGAAGAAGCCGCGCGCATGGGCGCCGTATGTGCCAGCTACTGCGTTGAGCACTACGGCACGCAGGAACACTGCTTCACCATGGATGCATTCAACGCCCGTTACGCCGCAGCGTTCGGCAACTAA
- a CDS encoding heavy-metal-associated domain-containing protein, translating into MKKIKVRGMQTPDCAATVSKAVSTVNGVETVNVNLATGEVTYGPSACVDMSILKEAVEQAGYEVEE; encoded by the coding sequence ATGAAGAAGATCAAGGTTCGGGGGATGCAGACCCCTGATTGCGCAGCGACTGTGAGCAAGGCTGTCTCTACTGTGAATGGGGTGGAAACTGTGAATGTGAACCTCGCCACAGGCGAAGTGACCTACGGCCCCAGCGCCTGTGTGGATATGTCCATTCTGAAGGAAGCGGTGGAACAGGCCGGTTACGAAGTGGAAGAGTAG
- the miaB gene encoding tRNA (N6-isopentenyl adenosine(37)-C2)-methylthiotransferase MiaB, with protein MIERTFHIMTFGCQMNSNDSDWLKRSLVSRGFTEAAQPEEASVFILNTCSVREKPEQKVYSLLGRIQTMTKGREDILVAVGGCVAQQVGRGFFNRFKQVRLVFGTDGLASAPQALDRLVEEPQVRMSLLDFSEDYPEKDQEWSDGDVPAAGFVNIMQGCDNFCAYCIVPYTRGRQKSRSSQVVLDECRSLVSRGMRDITLLGQNVNSFGQDSHGDGTSFAALLHQVADIEGLERLRFVTSHPKDIADEVIDAFGTRENICPRLHLPMQSGSDRILKSMGRKYDITRYRSIVEKLRAARPDLQLTTDIIVGFPGETEEDFLQTLHVAQEIGFAQSFSFNYSDRPGTRAEMLADKVAKEVMQDRLQRYQDWQSEYTEQILQSMVGRKLDVLFEGMSKKPGGDEQNEAWQGRDVFGQLVHVTLPSGSAMAGKIMPVTITEAKKHSLIGEKAGEPW; from the coding sequence ATGATCGAACGTACTTTTCATATTATGACCTTCGGCTGCCAGATGAACTCCAATGACTCTGACTGGCTGAAGCGTTCCCTTGTTTCCCGTGGCTTCACCGAAGCGGCACAGCCCGAAGAAGCGTCTGTCTTCATTCTGAACACCTGCTCGGTTCGTGAAAAGCCCGAACAGAAGGTCTACAGCCTGCTGGGCCGCATCCAGACCATGACCAAAGGACGCGAGGATATTCTCGTTGCCGTGGGTGGCTGCGTGGCGCAGCAGGTGGGACGCGGTTTCTTCAACCGCTTCAAGCAGGTGCGTCTCGTCTTCGGAACGGACGGCCTTGCCTCCGCGCCGCAGGCCCTTGACCGGCTTGTGGAAGAGCCGCAAGTGCGCATGAGCCTGCTGGATTTTTCCGAAGACTATCCCGAGAAGGATCAGGAATGGTCCGACGGCGACGTACCCGCTGCCGGTTTCGTCAACATCATGCAGGGCTGCGACAACTTCTGCGCCTACTGCATCGTGCCCTACACCCGCGGCAGACAAAAATCCCGTTCCAGCCAGGTTGTTCTGGACGAATGCCGCAGCCTTGTTTCCCGCGGTATGCGCGACATCACCCTGCTGGGCCAGAACGTGAACTCCTTCGGGCAGGATTCCCACGGCGACGGCACCTCCTTTGCGGCTCTGCTGCATCAGGTGGCCGACATCGAGGGACTGGAACGCCTGCGCTTTGTCACATCGCACCCGAAGGACATCGCCGATGAAGTCATTGATGCCTTCGGCACCCGCGAAAATATCTGCCCCCGCCTGCACCTGCCCATGCAATCCGGCTCCGACCGTATTCTCAAAAGCATGGGCCGCAAGTACGATATCACCCGCTATCGCAGCATCGTTGAAAAACTCCGCGCCGCACGCCCAGACCTGCAGCTGACTACAGACATCATTGTGGGCTTTCCCGGCGAAACCGAAGAAGACTTCCTGCAGACCCTGCACGTAGCGCAGGAAATCGGCTTTGCCCAGTCCTTCTCCTTCAACTACTCAGACCGCCCCGGCACCCGTGCGGAAATGCTGGCCGACAAGGTTGCCAAAGAGGTCATGCAGGACCGCCTGCAACGTTATCAGGACTGGCAGTCGGAATATACTGAACAGATTCTGCAAAGTATGGTAGGAAGGAAGCTGGACGTACTTTTCGAAGGCATGAGCAAGAAGCCCGGAGGCGATGAGCAGAACGAAGCATGGCAGGGACGGGACGTCTTCGGCCAGCTGGTTCATGTAACTCTCCCCTCCGGAAGCGCAATGGCGGGAAAAATCATGCCGGTGACCATTACCGAAGCGAAAAAGCACTCCCTTATCGGAGAGAAGGCTGGTGAACCATGGTAG
- a CDS encoding bifunctional nuclease family protein → MVVMQVAGLTLDEQTKAPILVLKSAQGNETLPIWIGAMEAMAISVVINAVSVPRPLTHDLMLSTIRKLGAKLIGIEIMDLRDGTYFAELDILASGVRHRVDCRPSDGIALALRAGVPILVRQSVLDAAATDNLRPSNSKPAHLIEPADAATEMLRKAESARARSEGSEGVDEGPDEETLKELLKHLEPDTKTKM, encoded by the coding sequence ATGGTAGTGATGCAGGTTGCGGGACTGACCCTTGATGAACAGACCAAGGCTCCCATCCTTGTCCTCAAGAGCGCGCAAGGAAACGAGACGCTGCCCATCTGGATAGGTGCCATGGAAGCGATGGCCATCTCGGTGGTCATCAATGCGGTCAGCGTACCCCGCCCCCTGACACACGACCTCATGCTCAGCACCATCCGCAAGCTGGGTGCCAAACTCATCGGCATAGAGATCATGGACCTGCGGGATGGAACCTACTTCGCGGAACTGGATATCCTCGCCTCCGGTGTCCGCCACCGCGTGGATTGCCGTCCTTCCGACGGCATAGCTCTTGCCCTGCGCGCGGGCGTCCCCATACTTGTCCGCCAAAGCGTGCTGGATGCCGCCGCCACGGACAACCTCAGGCCTTCCAACTCGAAACCTGCCCATCTTATCGAACCTGCAGACGCCGCCACAGAAATGTTGCGCAAGGCTGAAAGCGCCCGCGCCCGCAGCGAGGGAAGCGAAGGCGTGGACGAAGGGCCGGATGAAGAGACGCTCAAGGAGCTTCTGAAACATCTTGAGCCCGACACCAAGACCAAGATGTAA